The Shewanella sp. MTB7 genome includes a window with the following:
- a CDS encoding helix-turn-helix domain-containing protein, giving the protein MGPTLNQQSLGLLVKENRKKAGLTQEVAAMLCGVTKKTFIRVEKGEDVYISTVFKILDGLGVAIVAKQNSTTNASGWY; this is encoded by the coding sequence ATGGGGCCTACGCTAAATCAACAATCCTTGGGTTTACTGGTTAAAGAAAACAGAAAAAAAGCTGGGCTTACTCAAGAGGTGGCCGCCATGTTGTGCGGTGTCACTAAAAAGACTTTTATTCGAGTAGAGAAAGGTGAAGACGTTTATATCTCTACCGTGTTTAAAATCCTTGATGGTTTGGGTGTCGCTATTGTTGCTAAGCAAAACAGCACGACTAATGCTAGCGGGTGGTACTAA
- a CDS encoding nuclease-related domain-containing protein, translating into MILKTKRLQNTKTPQTVAGQKQEQSVAFFLRRAYKDHKQVLVINDFKFTFNDETAQIDHLIIYPYGFVLIESKSIKGHVKVNKQGEWTRSHSSKWQGMASPIKQVELQQALLKELLREHKSEILGKLLGIKQQGFNMRCWDQLCAISSDAVIDRNTMSAAVSDKLVKSEFLVDKLDKLMNIRNRLMRVINISDTRPDFSQKELDSIGSSLLEHHIESQQIGSQQIEAPITPPTLIEPATIHPQTPLYQHAVQSPNKAPLNTPILQNELRCKHCGEPTNYTPMPGKFGYYIKCNQCTKNTPMKQACPQCQSKNTKVQKRQETYTLNCQECGSGLRVI; encoded by the coding sequence ATGATTCTCAAGACTAAGCGACTTCAAAATACCAAAACACCACAAACTGTAGCAGGCCAAAAACAGGAGCAGAGTGTCGCCTTCTTTCTACGTCGAGCCTACAAAGACCATAAGCAAGTACTGGTCATCAATGACTTTAAGTTCACTTTTAACGATGAGACTGCCCAGATTGATCACCTGATTATTTATCCTTATGGCTTTGTGTTGATCGAATCAAAAAGCATTAAAGGTCATGTCAAAGTTAACAAACAAGGTGAATGGACTAGAAGCCATAGCAGCAAGTGGCAAGGAATGGCATCGCCCATCAAACAAGTAGAGTTACAACAGGCCTTATTAAAAGAGCTACTACGCGAACATAAAAGCGAGATATTAGGTAAGTTACTGGGTATAAAGCAGCAGGGGTTCAACATGCGCTGTTGGGATCAACTCTGCGCCATATCCAGCGATGCTGTTATCGATAGAAACACTATGTCGGCAGCAGTCTCAGACAAGCTAGTAAAGTCGGAGTTTCTAGTCGATAAGCTAGATAAACTGATGAACATCAGAAACAGATTAATGAGAGTCATAAACATTAGCGACACTCGCCCTGACTTCTCACAGAAAGAGTTAGACTCTATAGGCTCCTCACTACTCGAACACCATATCGAAAGCCAGCAGATAGGAAGCCAGCAGATAGAAGCACCTATCACACCGCCGACACTGATTGAACCAGCGACGATCCACCCCCAAACACCGCTATACCAGCATGCTGTTCAGAGCCCAAACAAAGCACCACTGAATACACCCATATTACAAAACGAATTACGCTGTAAACATTGTGGTGAACCAACCAACTACACCCCAATGCCAGGTAAATTCGGCTACTACATTAAGTGTAATCAGTGCACTAAGAACACCCCCATGAAGCAAGCTTGCCCCCAGTGCCAAAGCAAGAACACCAAGGTACAAAAACGACAAGAAACCTACACGTTGAACTGCCAAGAATGTGGCAGTGGACTGAGAGTGATTTAG